Genomic DNA from Fimbriimonas ginsengisoli Gsoil 348:
CGCCGAGTGACGGTGACGTTCAGTCAGGAGGTCGTGATCACCGAAGGAGAAACCGTTCGGCTTGGTCTCTGATGGGTACGTTCCGGCTGAGCCGTACACAGGATTGTGATTCCCGTGCAAACGATTCGATCTTCGTGGCTAGCCGACTCTAACTTTTCGGCGAGACGTCCAATCGAACTTAACGTGCCCCGATGAAACGTCCTGACCCTACTAACCTGGTGTAGGTTACGGAGTAGAAAGAGGTAGAAGGGTTTAACACATGCCGACGTTCGAGTATCAAGCGCAGGCGGCGGATGGCCGCGAGGTCAACGGCAGGGTTATTGGCGCGTCTTTGGACCAGGCGTTGCAGGATCTGGTCGCGAAAGGGATGCAGATCACTAAGATTGGCTTGGCCGGAAACCCAAACGATCCGCTCGCCGGCATGTCGATCGCCTCTACCACGGTTCAAGGCGCCACCCCAGCAGAGTCGGCCGCCGAAGAGACGGGTCGAGAGGAGCCCGTCTATGACTACGGCCCCCCGACCGGCGAGCGCTCTTATGCCGAGACCAGTATCTGGGGGCCGCTTGTTGGCCAGGTCCCGCTGCCGGCGCTTCTCTTCTTCTTCCGGCAGGCGTCGACGATGTTCGAAGCGGGAGTCCCGGCCGTGCAGGCGCTGGAAACGCTGGCCGGACAATCGCAGAGCGCCAAACTTTCCGGGATCATTCGGGAAATCGCCGGCCATGTGAAGGCAGGCCGGCCGATTTCGGCGGGCTTGCAGCGATACCCCGAGGTGTTCTCCCCGATCGTGGTAAGCCTCGTCCGGTCGGGCGAGCAAGGCGGCTTCTTGGACAACGCGATGGGGATCGTTGCGGGTTACCTCGAGCGAGAGATCGAGCTCCGAAACCTGTACAAGCGGGTCACCTTCTATCCGAAGCTTCAAGTCGGTTTGTCGATGATCATCATCATCGCCGCGAACCTCATCATCGACTCCCTGGGCGGCACCGAGAAACTTCACTCGCCGCTAACTACCGCCACGACGTGGATTTGGTTGGGACCGCTGATCATCGCGCTGTTCCTATTCTTCAGGATTGGACTCGCCAACCCGGCGACCAAGTATCAGTGGGACACCATCGTGAGCAAGACGCCGTACATCGGAGAAACGATGAAACAGCTCAGCATGGCGAAGTTCGGGCGGGCGTTCGGGGCTCTCTATCGGGGTGGGGTTCCGATGCAAAAGGCGCTCACCCTGGCGGCCGACTCCTGCGGAAACGAATTCCTGCGGGCTCGCATGTACACCGCCTACAAAGGGTTGGAGGACGGCCGCGGAATCACCGAGACGTTCCGCCAAACCCAAGCGTTCTCTCCTATCGTGATCGACATGGTGGGAACCGGAGAGCACAC
This window encodes:
- a CDS encoding type II secretion system F family protein, giving the protein MPTFEYQAQAADGREVNGRVIGASLDQALQDLVAKGMQITKIGLAGNPNDPLAGMSIASTTVQGATPAESAAEETGREEPVYDYGPPTGERSYAETSIWGPLVGQVPLPALLFFFRQASTMFEAGVPAVQALETLAGQSQSAKLSGIIREIAGHVKAGRPISAGLQRYPEVFSPIVVSLVRSGEQGGFLDNAMGIVAGYLEREIELRNLYKRVTFYPKLQVGLSMIIIIAANLIIDSLGGTEKLHSPLTTATTWIWLGPLIIALFLFFRIGLANPATKYQWDTIVSKTPYIGETMKQLSMAKFGRAFGALYRGGVPMQKALTLAADSCGNEFLRARMYTAYKGLEDGRGITETFRQTQAFSPIVIDMVGTGEHTGNLDLMLAKVAQYYEEEATTRSLKTGQIMGVTLGLLVAIYIGYIIINFWTSHYAGLSTAG